Below is a window of Yersinia kristensenii DNA.
ATTAGCACCCGAAAACCTGTCGCGTGCGGTCTCTGACGCCGGTATTGTTACCTCACCTTTGATCCCATGGAATTCCTGCGGGGCTTATATGGCCGCAGTTCTCGGGGTATCGACTATGGCGTATATGCCGTTCGCCGTATTTAATATTGCGGCACCGTTGATAACTCTGGTGCTGGGTATTACTGGGTTTAATATTCGCCATATACCCATTGTTGTACCTGAGTTAACAGAAAATATTCCTGACAATAAATCAGTCGAATAATAACAATAGGGTAATTCATACTAAGATTTAGTGCAGTTTGGCGTATAGAGATTTTCTGCGGATGAGTTTGGTATCCTTTTCAGTTTCACCGATTAGGAAATAAAAACGCCCCAGATATTTGGGGCGTTACCTGACTTATCTTTCCCAAAATACAGGAAATCAGGTCATCGTCATTAATCCTTTTTATAATGGATAACGTAATATTGCATTGAGATCAGCACCTTGTGGTAGGTCTGCACTGCGCACAGCTAAAACTCTGGCTCCTGTTGCCAAAGCGCGTTTGGCAATCTCATCAACGACACTGTAATTCAGCTCATCACCATTACCACCGAAAGAAATTATCCCCTCATCATCAATAGTGCCACTCACGTTGCTATCAATATTAATCAATAGTAGGTCAATGGCCCCAAAACTCACTCAGGCCTTTAACGTGGTCAACTTGATTATGGCTCAATGTGCACGGCTTGGCCGTGTTCATCAAACACCAGAATGTGCTGACAGGAAGCTCCGATAATCACATCTTCACCCACGGGGAGTTTCAATTGATAGGGGACTTTCATTTGCAGTGCGCCATGCTCAGGTGAATTAAATAGCACTACGGTGGAGTCACCGTGCATTTCGGTAAGGTCGGTTTTCACCACCAAGGATAGTTCGGTACTGTCGGTTAAGGAAAAGTGTTCGGGCCGAATAGCTAATGTCAATTGTGCTCCTGCCGGTAGATTCAGTTTTGCCAGTCGCGGAATAAAAGTACTGAGTCCATTAATATTAACGTAGCCCGTCTGCTCATAAATCGCCTTAAATAAGTTTATTTTAGGGGCACCGATAAAACAGGCGACAAAGATATTAGCCGGATGGTTATAGACCTCTTCAGGAGTTCCTATCTGTTCTATTTTCCCCTGATTTAAAATCACTATCCGGTCCGCCAGTGTCATGGCTTCTATCTGGTCATGAGTGACATATATTGTAGTTTTACCCAATCGCTCATGTAGTTTACCGATTTCCTGTCGCATCTGAATGCGTAGCGAGGCATCAAGATTAGATAAAGGCTCATCAAATAAAAATACATTGGCACAACTGACAATTGACCTGCCAATAGCGACACGCTGACGTTGGCCACCAGATAAATGCTGCGGTAGGCGCTCAAGATAATTATCCAATTGCAAAATAGCTGATGCATTGGCAATTCTAGCATCGATCTCTTGTTTTGGAATTTTGATATTTTTAAGGCCAAATGCCAAATTTTCGCGTACCGTCATATGGGGATAAAGTGCATAAGATTGGAATACCATAGATACGCCGCGCGCGCCGGCATTAGTATGGGTCACATCTTTATTTTCTATTTTAATTTCACCACTATTTACTTCTTCCAGACCTGCGATCATTCTTAATAATGTGGATTTCCCACAGCCAGAAGGACCCACCAAAACGATAAACTCTCTTGATGCAATTTCAAGATTGACGTTATCAATTGTTTTAATTTTTTCATAGTACTTCACGACATTTGCGAGAGAAACGCTAGCCATTATATGCTCCAACAAGATGCTGTAATTTATCCTCGTGTATTAACGATACACATAAGATAGATTGAATTGGTTTTTTATAGTCGGGTATTTTATTTCTGTAGCAATTGAGTCAATTGCGTAACTTTTTGCTCCAGTAGATCTTTATCACTACGAGTTTCTATATTTAAACGGACCAGTGGCTCAGTATTAGATGCTCGGATATTAAATCGCCAGTATTCAAATTCCATACTAAGACCGTCAATTTCGGTCACGCGGATGGCGCTATTGACATAAAATTGTTTTATTTGTTGAATTTTAGTGGCTGGATCGTCAATGGTGAAATTAAGCTCACCTGATACTGGGAATAGCATCTTACGGGATTCAATCAGTGAAAATAGCGATGTTGCTTTGTGCGACAGTAATTCAATTACCAACAACCAAGGGATCATGCCGCTATCACAGTAACCAAAATCTCGAAAATAGTGGTGGGCACTCATTTCACCGCCATAGATAGCATCATGATGGCGCATGGCATCTTTAATAAAAGCATGACCGGTTTTAGATTCGATCGCTGTACCATTAAGTGTCTGTACAATATCAACTGTGTTCCAGATTAATCTGGGGTCATGGATTATTTTCCCACGATTATGGGTTATTTCTCCTGTCATATTCGCGCGCAAGAATCTTTCCGCTAGCACGCCAACAATATAATAGCCTTCAATGAAATTCCCAAAGTTGTCGAAGAAGAAACAGCGGTCAAAATCTCCATCCCAGGCAATCCCGAGATCCGCCTGATGTTCACATACCGCTTGTCGAGTTGACCACTGGTTTTCTGCTAACATCGGGTTTGGGATGCCGTTAGGGAAACGACTATCCGGTTGATGGTTAATTTTAATAAAACTGATGGGAACTTGGCGTTTTGCCATTGCCGCTTCCAATGCATCAAGCGTAGGGCCCGCCGCGCCATTGCCCGCATTAACCACAATTTTCATTGGCTTTAATGTACTAAGGTCGATGTAACTTAATAAATGCTCAACAAAGTGTTCGCGAATACACTGGGTTTCAAACTGGCCTTTAACGACTGGCGGAGCAAAATAGTTATCTTGTGCCAGCTTCTGAATCTCATACAAACCGTTATCACCGCTAATGGGCTGCGCATCTTTTTTAACGAGTTTCATGCCGTTATAGTCAATCGGATTATGGCTAGCAGTCACTTGAATCCCGCCATCGACGCCATAAAAACGGGTAGCAAAATAAACTTCCTCTGTACCAACCATGCCAATATCAATGACGTCAGCACCGCCATCCATTAACCCTTTTGCCAGCGCATTTTTTAAATCAGCACTGGTTGCTCGCGCATCGCCACCGACCACTACTTTTACTGGTTTGAGCCACTGACAATAGGCGCGTCCAATTCGATAGGCTATATCTTCGTTCAATTGAGAACCGAGCTTTCCCCGAATATCGTAAGCTTTAAAACAGGTTAATTTTTCCATTTCCTTTCCATTTGATTATGCAGAATCACGAACAATAAGTTCAAAATCCAAAGATATATCACGGGCTAATTGACCCGAGATAAGTGCTCTTGCAGCTTCGCGGCCTTTTAACACAATAGGTTGACGGATGGTGGTTAAACCAATGGGAGGATCTTGAATATCGATATCGTCAAACCCGGTAATCGCAATTTGGCCGGGTACCGAAATATTGTGGCTCTGACAAAACTGATAAACGCCGAAGGCAAAACGGTCTGATAAACAGATAATGGCCGAGATATCCGGCTCTGCAGCCAATAGCGCTTTAGCCGCTGTTTCTCCGCCAGTTTCGCTATGTGGTTGTTCTGCTACATAGCTGGTACGCAAATCAATTCCCGCATTGGTGAGCGCCTTGATACAGGCATTTATCCGCCCGAAAGCTACACCGTTATCATATTCCGTAGAGAATTTGGCCAGTGGCGACAATACATCTGAGTGCCTATTTACTGGGAAAGAGACAATGCCGAACTTTTTATGTCCGGCGGCCAATAAATGCTGGCAAATGGCCTGCATTGCGGCGCCATCATCTATCGAAACACAGGCAAAATTCTGGAGTTTGATATCGGTGGTAACCACTGGTAGCCCACTGGTTAATGCCGCCTGAACAATTTCGTCATTGTTATAGGTAGCATTTAAAATATAGCCATCCACCAAGGCGCCCATCATGCGTTTTTTTAGCTCGTTGTTAGCTTTTAACGGCATTAAAGCAATGTTAATCCCATTTTTTTCACACTCTTCGGCAATGCCACGCATCAATGCAATATCATGTCGATCAGAGAATACATAACTCAGGTTGTCGTTAAATATAACCCCGAGTGTTCCGCATTGTCCGGTACGCAGAAAGCGGCCTGCCCCCGCAGGGCCATGATAATTTATGGATTCTGTATAGGCTAAAATTTTATCTCGTAATTCCGGCGATACCTTTTCTGGCCGATTAAATACATTCGAGACCGTGGTATGCGTTACGTTAAGTGCTTCAGCTATTGTTTTAAGCGTTTCTCTTTTTTTACTCGTGGTCATGTTAGAATCTCCGGAAAGAAGAATGAGCAAAGTGCCTGTGTTCTATCCCCCTCCTCCTTGTGAAATGATCAAACCCACAGCCTAAGAACTACATGCTACATCAATTTTAACGTTAAAATTTGAACGAATGTCACGATTTTAACGTTAAACTTAAAATGATGAGATGTGAAATACTTCACATCATTATGGGAATTACGCTGCTATTTTATTTTAACGTTAAAATTGGTCTTCCAGCCTTTTCATTCAACAATGGCCCTGGGAATAAAGCAATGTTAGATAAAATGAAGAAAACCCTGATTTTTTTGGCAATTGCCTCCAGCAGTGTTGTGTTTACTGGCTGCGACAATAACGCTACATCGAATAAAAATGAAAAACAGGATATTACCCTGTGGATAGCCCCGAACAATGTTCAGGAAGCATTCTGGAGCGAAGTGGTTGGAGAGTGGAATAAACAACCGGATAAAAAGAAAGTCGTATTCTCAACAATTCCAGCGGCGGGTAGTTCTGAAGAAGCCATAATGAACGCGATTGCTTCTGACCGCGCACCTGATATTTCAGAAAATATTTTTACCGGCTTCGGCTCTCAGTTGGCCGATTTAGGGCAAATTGTCGATCTCTCCACTTTGGATGGTTATGAAAACTTAATTGGTACCCGCCAGATGACGGATATCATGGAGAATTGGCGCTATAACGGAAAGAACTACATCCTGCCGATTTATATGAACCCAGTATTATTCTGGTGGCGTGGCGATTTGTTAGAAGAGCAGGGCTTTAGCGAAGTTCCGAAAACTTATGATGAGGTTTATGCCCTCTCCGAGAAATACACTATCCCGGATAAACGTTATGCAATACAAGCTACCTCAGGCCGTAATTGGTGGGACCGCTGGTTTGACTTTATCGCCCTCTATTATGCCCAAAGCGATGGTAAACCTTATATTGCCAACCAACAAGCTACCTATGATAGTCAGGATGGGCATGACGTATTGGGCTTTATGTACACACTTTTCTCAAAAAAATGGACTCTGTATGATTTTGGCCAAGATGACCCTTTAGTGACCGGTAAAGTTCTGGGGGCAGTACGCGGCCCCTGGGATATCAGCCGTTATCAGCAACAATACCCAGAAATTTTAAAGCATATAAAAATTGGCCCGATGCTAGTCAAAAATAAACAAGATAAACCCCATACCTTCGCCGATGGAAAAGGATTGGTGCTATTTAGCCACTCTAAAGTTAAGCCCGAAGCGTGGGAGTTCATTCAATGGGTATTCAGCCAGCCAAAATTCGATAAACGGTGGATGGAACTGACCGGTATGCCACCCGCTAGAGCAGATTTGCTCACTAATCCTTTCTTTGCCGAATACTATCAGCAACACCCTTACGCAGCGGCTTACGCCGAATATGTCAATGTGGCGATACCGCCTGTTTCCAGTGGTGAAACAGTAGAAATTCAACGTAGCATGACGCAAATGATTGAGAAAACAGCCTTTAATACAGCAACTCCGGATGAAGCGCTGCAACAGTCAGTAAAAGAAGTGAACGCGATTTTAAAACACTAACTTTTAAAACACGAATAGTAAGAGTGAGTTAATTTCTCGTTTTGCGGATTAAAGTGAGCAGGTGGCCTTGCATTATGACTTTTTTAAAGCTTAAAGATAAACATGTAGGCAGTATATTGGCTGCCTCCTATCTGGGATATACCAGCATATTTTGGTTTTATCCTTTTATTTGGCTCGCGGTTTTATCGCTAACTGAATGGCGATTTGTCGGTACTCCTACTTTTAATGGCCTGAATAACTTTATTCTGGTAATGCAGGATCCATTATTCTGGAAGTCGATGTTAAATGTGCTACGTTTCTT
It encodes the following:
- a CDS encoding ABC transporter substrate-binding protein, producing MLDKMKKTLIFLAIASSSVVFTGCDNNATSNKNEKQDITLWIAPNNVQEAFWSEVVGEWNKQPDKKKVVFSTIPAAGSSEEAIMNAIASDRAPDISENIFTGFGSQLADLGQIVDLSTLDGYENLIGTRQMTDIMENWRYNGKNYILPIYMNPVLFWWRGDLLEEQGFSEVPKTYDEVYALSEKYTIPDKRYAIQATSGRNWWDRWFDFIALYYAQSDGKPYIANQQATYDSQDGHDVLGFMYTLFSKKWTLYDFGQDDPLVTGKVLGAVRGPWDISRYQQQYPEILKHIKIGPMLVKNKQDKPHTFADGKGLVLFSHSKVKPEAWEFIQWVFSQPKFDKRWMELTGMPPARADLLTNPFFAEYYQQHPYAAAYAEYVNVAIPPVSSGETVEIQRSMTQMIEKTAFNTATPDEALQQSVKEVNAILKH
- a CDS encoding LacI family DNA-binding transcriptional regulator, whose amino-acid sequence is MTTSKKRETLKTIAEALNVTHTTVSNVFNRPEKVSPELRDKILAYTESINYHGPAGAGRFLRTGQCGTLGVIFNDNLSYVFSDRHDIALMRGIAEECEKNGINIALMPLKANNELKKRMMGALVDGYILNATYNNDEIVQAALTSGLPVVTTDIKLQNFACVSIDDGAAMQAICQHLLAAGHKKFGIVSFPVNRHSDVLSPLAKFSTEYDNGVAFGRINACIKALTNAGIDLRTSYVAEQPHSETGGETAAKALLAAEPDISAIICLSDRFAFGVYQFCQSHNISVPGQIAITGFDDIDIQDPPIGLTTIRQPIVLKGREAARALISGQLARDISLDFELIVRDSA
- a CDS encoding phosphomannomutase/phosphoglucomutase, with protein sequence MEKLTCFKAYDIRGKLGSQLNEDIAYRIGRAYCQWLKPVKVVVGGDARATSADLKNALAKGLMDGGADVIDIGMVGTEEVYFATRFYGVDGGIQVTASHNPIDYNGMKLVKKDAQPISGDNGLYEIQKLAQDNYFAPPVVKGQFETQCIREHFVEHLLSYIDLSTLKPMKIVVNAGNGAAGPTLDALEAAMAKRQVPISFIKINHQPDSRFPNGIPNPMLAENQWSTRQAVCEHQADLGIAWDGDFDRCFFFDNFGNFIEGYYIVGVLAERFLRANMTGEITHNRGKIIHDPRLIWNTVDIVQTLNGTAIESKTGHAFIKDAMRHHDAIYGGEMSAHHYFRDFGYCDSGMIPWLLVIELLSHKATSLFSLIESRKMLFPVSGELNFTIDDPATKIQQIKQFYVNSAIRVTEIDGLSMEFEYWRFNIRASNTEPLVRLNIETRSDKDLLEQKVTQLTQLLQK
- a CDS encoding ABC transporter ATP-binding protein → MASVSLANVVKYYEKIKTIDNVNLEIASREFIVLVGPSGCGKSTLLRMIAGLEEVNSGEIKIENKDVTHTNAGARGVSMVFQSYALYPHMTVRENLAFGLKNIKIPKQEIDARIANASAILQLDNYLERLPQHLSGGQRQRVAIGRSIVSCANVFLFDEPLSNLDASLRIQMRQEIGKLHERLGKTTIYVTHDQIEAMTLADRIVILNQGKIEQIGTPEEVYNHPANIFVACFIGAPKINLFKAIYEQTGYVNINGLSTFIPRLAKLNLPAGAQLTLAIRPEHFSLTDSTELSLVVKTDLTEMHGDSTVVLFNSPEHGALQMKVPYQLKLPVGEDVIIGASCQHILVFDEHGQAVHIEP